One window from the genome of Thermaerobacter marianensis DSM 12885 encodes:
- the rpsI gene encoding 30S ribosomal protein S9: MYWGTGRRKEAVARVRLIPGDGRIIVNGRPFEEYFPTVAQRAEVERPLKVTGTLGKYDVLVRVGGGGISGQAGAVRHGIARALLRVDEAYRKPLKQAGLLTRDPRVKERRKYGLKKARKAPQFSKR, from the coding sequence GTGTACTGGGGTACGGGACGGCGGAAGGAAGCGGTGGCGCGGGTGCGCCTGATCCCCGGCGACGGGCGCATCATCGTCAACGGCCGGCCCTTCGAGGAGTATTTCCCCACCGTGGCCCAGCGGGCCGAGGTGGAGCGGCCGCTCAAGGTGACGGGGACCCTGGGCAAGTACGACGTGCTGGTCCGGGTGGGCGGCGGTGGCATCTCCGGGCAGGCCGGGGCCGTCCGGCACGGCATCGCCCGCGCCCTGCTGCGGGTCGACGAGGCGTACCGCAAGCCCCTGAAGCAGGCCGGCCTGCTGACCCGTGACCCGCGGGTCAAGGAGCGCCGCAAGTACGGCCTCAAGAAGGCCCGCAAGGCGCCGCAGTTCTCCAAGCGCTAA
- the rplM gene encoding 50S ribosomal protein L13, with product MRTTFMARPQDVQRQWYVIDADGVPLGRLASQIAKILRGKHKPTYTPHVDTGDHVIVVNAEKVRLTGEKLNKKVYYRHTGYPGGLKAITARRLLETRPERMIELAVRRMLPRTALGRRQFRKLHVYRGPEHPHGAQQPKPLAIRPDGTPVWDGAASTAGQGA from the coding sequence ATGCGGACCACGTTCATGGCCCGCCCCCAGGACGTCCAGCGCCAGTGGTACGTCATCGACGCCGACGGCGTGCCCCTGGGCCGGCTGGCCAGCCAGATCGCCAAGATCCTGCGGGGCAAGCACAAGCCGACCTACACGCCCCACGTGGACACGGGGGACCACGTCATCGTCGTCAACGCCGAAAAGGTGCGCCTGACGGGCGAGAAGCTCAACAAGAAGGTGTACTACCGGCACACGGGGTACCCCGGCGGCCTCAAGGCCATCACCGCCCGCCGGCTGCTGGAGACCCGCCCCGAGCGGATGATCGAGCTGGCCGTGCGCCGCATGCTGCCGCGGACGGCCCTGGGGCGCCGCCAGTTCCGCAAGCTCCACGTCTATCGGGGGCCCGAGCATCCCCACGGTGCCCAGCAGCCCAAGCCCCTGGCCATCCGTCCCGACGGCACGCCGGTCTGGGACGGCGCGGCCTCTACGGCCGGCCAGGGCGCCTGA
- the truA gene encoding tRNA pseudouridine(38-40) synthase TruA — protein MKDGDAMAARDRAGDGEDPRQPAREPAGPPEGPAGPATVPGGGRLLRAVLAYDGTDFAGWQRQPRQRTVQQVVEDALERLLGHPVRVTAAGRTDAGVHARAQVIHWRTPRPFPVDRLVPALRGLLPADVVAVEAGEAPPGFHARYSARRKTYAYHVWRDPVPDPLHRRWQWHLPLDLDVDAMVEAARRLEGTHDFAPFKAAGSPVRRTRRTLYRCAVEERGPLLRFVLEADGFLMHMARGIVGTLVEIGRGRWQADRVEAILAEGRRDLAGPTAPAHGLVLWQVVYDDWVAEGPPWPT, from the coding sequence GTGAAGGACGGGGATGCGATGGCAGCCCGGGATCGAGCGGGCGACGGCGAGGACCCGCGGCAACCGGCCCGGGAACCGGCCGGCCCGCCCGAGGGCCCTGCGGGTCCGGCTACGGTGCCCGGTGGTGGCCGGCTGCTGCGGGCGGTGCTGGCCTATGACGGCACGGATTTCGCTGGGTGGCAGCGCCAACCCCGCCAGCGCACGGTCCAGCAGGTGGTGGAAGACGCCCTGGAGCGCCTGCTCGGTCATCCCGTGCGGGTGACGGCCGCCGGCCGCACCGACGCGGGCGTCCACGCCCGGGCGCAGGTGATCCACTGGCGCACCCCGCGCCCCTTCCCCGTCGACCGGCTGGTTCCCGCCCTGCGGGGCCTTCTACCCGCCGACGTGGTGGCGGTGGAGGCCGGCGAGGCGCCGCCGGGCTTCCACGCGCGGTACAGCGCGCGGCGAAAGACCTATGCCTACCATGTGTGGCGCGACCCCGTCCCCGACCCCCTGCACCGGCGCTGGCAGTGGCACCTGCCGCTGGATCTGGACGTGGACGCCATGGTGGAGGCGGCCCGGCGCCTGGAGGGCACCCACGACTTCGCCCCCTTCAAGGCGGCGGGCTCGCCGGTGCGCCGCACCCGGCGTACCCTGTACCGCTGCGCCGTGGAAGAACGCGGCCCCCTGCTGCGGTTCGTCCTCGAGGCCGACGGCTTCTTGATGCACATGGCCCGGGGGATCGTGGGCACCCTGGTGGAGATCGGTCGCGGCCGCTGGCAGGCAGACCGGGTCGAAGCGATCCTGGCGGAGGGACGGCGGGACCTGGCCGGGCCTACGGCACCGGCCCACGGCCTGGTGCTATGGCAGGTGGTCTACGACGACTGGGTGGCCGAAGGGCCCCCCTGGCCGACGTGA
- a CDS encoding energy-coupling factor transporter transmembrane component T family protein — MIPEPLVGQYVPGHSPVHRLDPRTKIGLLAAYSVVLFMVQDWAAYGVLGAAVLAAAGLARLPLAGLVAGLRPMAWLVGLTLVLNLVAVPGDPLVVVGPVVATRQGLELGLRLAARLLLLVAAASLLTLTTSPIALTDGLEALLRPLGRWVPAHELAMMMTIALRFIPTLAEEAERIMKAQLARGAQFHRGGPVQRLRALVPLLVPLFVSAFRRADDLAIAMEARGYRGGRGRTRYRELRATGRDAVAALLASAVLGLALWLGR, encoded by the coding sequence ATGATCCCCGAGCCGCTGGTAGGCCAGTACGTTCCGGGGCACAGCCCCGTCCACCGGCTGGACCCCCGCACGAAGATCGGCCTGCTGGCCGCGTATTCCGTTGTCCTGTTCATGGTGCAGGACTGGGCGGCTTACGGGGTCCTGGGCGCGGCGGTGCTGGCCGCAGCGGGCCTCGCCCGGCTGCCCCTGGCAGGGCTGGTGGCGGGGCTCCGGCCCATGGCGTGGCTGGTGGGCCTGACCCTGGTGCTCAACCTGGTGGCCGTGCCGGGGGACCCCCTGGTGGTGGTGGGCCCGGTGGTGGCGACGCGCCAGGGCCTGGAGCTGGGCCTGCGGCTGGCGGCGCGCCTGCTGCTGCTGGTGGCCGCCGCCTCCCTGCTGACCCTGACCACCTCGCCCATCGCCCTGACCGACGGGCTGGAGGCCCTGCTGCGCCCCCTGGGGCGGTGGGTTCCCGCCCATGAGCTGGCGATGATGATGACCATCGCCTTGCGGTTCATCCCGACCCTGGCGGAAGAGGCGGAGCGCATCATGAAGGCCCAGCTGGCCCGTGGCGCCCAGTTCCACCGCGGCGGGCCGGTGCAGCGGTTGCGCGCCCTGGTTCCGCTGCTGGTGCCGCTGTTCGTCAGCGCCTTCCGCCGAGCCGACGACCTGGCCATCGCCATGGAGGCCCGCGGCTACCGCGGCGGTCGGGGGCGCACGCGCTACCGGGAGCTGCGGGCCACCGGTCGCGACGCCGTGGCGGCCCTGCTGGCGTCGGCGGTTCTGGGGCTGGCCCTGTGGCTGGGGCGCTAG
- a CDS encoding energy-coupling factor transporter ATPase, with protein MAVRVEGLHHVYGSAGFAPRAALRGVDLAIGDGERVAIMGPTGSGKSTLVQHFNGLLRPTRGRVEVDGMDLWAPGRDRDHRLAEARRRVGLVFQFPEQQLFADTVWDDVAFAPRNLGLDEDEVAARVERAMALVGLDPDLGRRSPFSLSGGQMRRVAIAGVLAMMPRMLVLDEPTAGLDPRGRESLVELLLRLHREAGIAVVLVSHDVDEVAAVAERVVLMRDGRIAADGPAADVLTDAALLARCRLNPPATGRLLGALAARGVPVNPRRVQPDAVEAELVAAAAYLPAAPGSAAGRAGAPPGGDQAPRHGAAEDVRHRGPAEDGRDAGGAAGHGGTGSGDGRGRRQAGRGEARS; from the coding sequence ATGGCCGTCCGGGTCGAGGGGCTGCATCACGTCTACGGCAGCGCGGGCTTCGCTCCCCGGGCCGCCCTGCGGGGCGTCGACCTGGCCATCGGCGACGGCGAGCGGGTGGCCATCATGGGCCCCACCGGCAGCGGCAAGTCGACCCTGGTCCAGCACTTCAACGGGCTGCTGCGTCCCACCCGCGGCCGCGTGGAAGTGGACGGCATGGACCTCTGGGCGCCGGGCCGGGACCGGGACCACCGCCTGGCGGAGGCGCGGCGCCGGGTGGGCCTGGTCTTCCAGTTCCCCGAGCAGCAGCTGTTCGCCGACACGGTGTGGGACGACGTGGCCTTCGCCCCGCGCAACCTGGGCCTGGACGAAGACGAGGTGGCCGCGCGGGTGGAGCGGGCCATGGCCCTGGTGGGTCTCGACCCCGACCTGGGCCGGCGCTCGCCCTTCAGTCTGAGCGGCGGCCAGATGCGCCGGGTCGCCATCGCCGGCGTCCTGGCCATGATGCCGCGGATGCTGGTGCTGGACGAGCCGACGGCCGGGCTGGACCCCCGCGGCCGCGAGAGCCTGGTGGAGCTGCTGCTGCGCCTGCACCGGGAAGCGGGGATCGCCGTGGTCCTGGTCTCCCACGACGTGGACGAGGTGGCCGCCGTGGCGGAGCGGGTGGTGCTGATGCGCGACGGGCGCATCGCAGCCGACGGCCCGGCCGCGGACGTGCTGACGGACGCCGCCCTGCTGGCCCGCTGCCGGCTGAACCCGCCGGCCACGGGGCGCCTGCTGGGCGCGCTGGCGGCCCGCGGCGTGCCCGTCAACCCGCGCCGGGTCCAACCGGACGCCGTGGAGGCGGAGCTGGTGGCCGCCGCTGCCTACCTGCCGGCGGCCCCAGGATCGGCCGCCGGGCGGGCCGGAGCGCCGCCGGGCGGCGACCAGGCACCGCGCCACGGTGCCGCCGAGGACGTTCGCCACCGCGGACCTGCGGAGGATGGCCGGGACGCGGGCGGCGCTGCCGGCCACGGCGGCACGGGTAGCGGCGACGGCCGCGGGCGCCGCCAAGCGGGGCGCGGGGAGGCGCGGTCATGA